A window from Candidatus Bathyarchaeota archaeon encodes these proteins:
- a CDS encoding homocysteine biosynthesis protein: MSNPGSTRTVAEINEKIRKGDAQVLTAEEMKRLVESSGVEVAFKEVDVVTTGTFGAMCSSGALINLGHADPPIKIGHAWLNDVEVCHPGAAVDIFVGATNMSEKQPFEYGGGHVISDLVAGKEVELRATSHGTDCYPRTSVKTTLTKYDLNQFYLLNFRNCYQRYNCAVNSSDETIYTYMSKLLPKFRNATFSGAGELNPLMNDPDYETIGLGTHIFLGGGDGYVIGEGTQHSPKNQDGTLMVKGDAKKMSPEFLQGAAFTRYGTSMYVGLGIPIPILNLGLAKKTAIRDSEIFTDIVDYSVPRRDRPKFGKVSYQELKSGSITVNGKKVRVSSLSSLKMANKVSETLKSWIEEANFFLTEPVERLPTNTVFKPMRQTEEIPFVVTVMHSAVTCTEDEEIRAIAERIVTKSVNHIVVVDDACRLRGIVTSWDITRAMAEGKKALADIESRNVITAKPDEPLEIASKRMAQHNISALPVIDVDKKVLGIVTSEDVSKLLGRRRND, from the coding sequence TTGTCTAACCCAGGCAGCACTCGAACGGTAGCAGAGATTAACGAGAAAATCCGCAAAGGCGACGCGCAGGTTTTGACAGCTGAAGAAATGAAGCGACTGGTTGAATCCAGCGGCGTTGAAGTGGCTTTTAAAGAAGTTGACGTCGTAACCACAGGCACCTTTGGCGCCATGTGCAGCAGCGGCGCCCTAATTAATCTTGGCCACGCAGACCCACCCATCAAAATAGGGCACGCATGGCTAAATGACGTAGAAGTCTGCCACCCCGGAGCAGCAGTGGACATTTTTGTCGGCGCAACCAACATGTCAGAGAAGCAACCATTTGAATACGGAGGCGGACACGTAATCTCCGACCTAGTCGCAGGTAAAGAAGTGGAGCTCCGAGCAACATCCCACGGCACCGACTGCTACCCCCGCACCTCAGTTAAAACCACCCTCACCAAATACGACCTCAACCAATTCTATCTGCTCAACTTCCGAAACTGTTACCAACGCTACAACTGCGCCGTCAACAGCAGCGACGAAACCATCTACACCTACATGAGCAAACTGCTGCCCAAATTCCGAAACGCAACGTTTAGCGGCGCAGGCGAACTCAACCCACTGATGAATGACCCAGATTATGAAACCATCGGGTTAGGCACCCACATCTTTCTGGGCGGCGGAGACGGCTACGTCATCGGAGAAGGCACCCAACATAGCCCCAAAAACCAAGACGGCACATTGATGGTGAAAGGCGACGCAAAAAAAATGAGCCCCGAATTTCTGCAGGGCGCAGCTTTCACGCGGTACGGCACCTCGATGTATGTGGGTTTAGGCATCCCCATTCCCATCCTTAACCTTGGATTAGCAAAGAAAACAGCCATCCGTGACAGTGAAATCTTTACCGACATCGTAGATTACAGTGTACCACGGCGTGACCGCCCCAAGTTTGGCAAAGTCAGCTACCAAGAACTAAAATCAGGCTCCATAACCGTAAACGGCAAAAAGGTCAGGGTAAGCTCGCTTTCCAGCCTTAAAATGGCTAATAAGGTTTCTGAGACGCTCAAGTCATGGATTGAAGAAGCCAACTTCTTCTTAACAGAGCCAGTTGAGCGGCTGCCCACCAACACGGTGTTTAAACCAATGCGGCAAACCGAGGAAATCCCCTTCGTCGTCACCGTCATGCATTCCGCCGTGACCTGCACTGAAGACGAAGAAATCCGCGCCATAGCCGAACGCATAGTCACCAAATCCGTCAACCACATCGTCGTGGTAGATGACGCCTGCAGACTACGAGGCATCGTCACATCATGGGACATAACCCGCGCCATGGCAGAAGGCAAAAAAGCCTTAGCCGACATTGAATCCCGCAATGTCATAACCGCTAAACCCGACGAGCCGCTGGAAATAGCTTCTAAACGCATGGCGCAACACAACATCTCCGCGTTACCTGTTATAGATGTGGACAAGAAGGTACTTGGTATAGTTACTTCTGAAGATGTGTCAAAACTGCTAGGACGGCGAAGAAATGACTAG
- a CDS encoding 4Fe-4S dicluster domain-containing protein, with protein sequence MTRLLIRFSEEQVSEPIAAQIIIEHKVPMVILSAHVNSKGGEILVEVPDEMQEEVVNAFRKRKIEVTVPKLIEVDAEKCFSCGSCVALCPVEAISIKEDYTVQFDKAKCVGSTCSICVDVCPARAIKSVKQNNNGTPRKQS encoded by the coding sequence ATGACTAGACTACTCATCAGGTTTAGTGAAGAACAAGTTTCAGAACCCATCGCAGCCCAAATCATCATCGAACACAAAGTACCTATGGTTATTTTATCAGCGCATGTCAATTCGAAGGGCGGCGAAATCTTAGTTGAAGTCCCCGACGAGATGCAAGAAGAAGTCGTGAATGCTTTCCGTAAACGCAAAATCGAAGTCACGGTGCCCAAACTCATCGAAGTTGACGCCGAAAAATGCTTCAGCTGCGGCAGCTGCGTAGCGCTTTGTCCAGTCGAAGCCATCAGCATCAAAGAAGACTACACCGTACAGTTCGACAAAGCCAAATGTGTAGGAAGCACCTGTAGCATCTGTGTGGATGTTTGTCCCGCCCGAGCTATAAAATCGGTGAAACAGAACAACAACGGAACACCCCGCAAGCAGAGTTAA
- a CDS encoding UPF0280 family protein: MTGNLHKEKFAFKEAQCTIISDTPLGIENAKQSISRNYQELEAHVAANPKFSWTLTPISVPEKPLVAKLMAQAAQKAGVGPMAAVAGAIADLAVQDMLQAGCKVAVVEDGGEISAQADRPIDIAVAAGDEPLSRRFGFRLTEFPVGVATSSGRFSHALSFGDAEAAIVFCKDATLADAAATAVGNVVKGDDAQAVIQTALDKGLAIEGVEGVLIVYKGEVGTTGKIPPIIKVT; encoded by the coding sequence TTGACGGGCAACCTGCATAAGGAAAAGTTCGCGTTCAAAGAAGCCCAATGCACCATAATTTCTGACACGCCCCTAGGAATTGAAAACGCAAAACAGTCTATCAGCCGCAACTATCAAGAACTCGAAGCCCACGTAGCGGCAAACCCCAAATTTTCCTGGACTTTAACACCGATTTCGGTTCCTGAAAAGCCTCTTGTTGCAAAATTGATGGCGCAAGCCGCACAGAAAGCTGGAGTGGGACCAATGGCGGCTGTGGCGGGCGCAATCGCGGATTTAGCCGTCCAAGACATGCTACAGGCAGGTTGTAAAGTTGCAGTGGTGGAGGATGGTGGTGAAATCTCAGCCCAAGCTGACAGGCCCATCGACATTGCAGTTGCGGCAGGAGATGAACCCCTTTCTCGGCGTTTCGGTTTCCGATTAACTGAATTCCCAGTCGGCGTTGCGACCAGTTCAGGCAGATTCAGCCATGCCCTCAGTTTCGGCGATGCAGAGGCGGCAATTGTGTTTTGTAAAGATGCTACTTTAGCTGACGCCGCCGCTACTGCTGTTGGAAACGTCGTAAAAGGTGATGACGCCCAAGCAGTCATCCAAACGGCATTAGACAAGGGATTGGCGATTGAGGGCGTTGAGGGAGTGTTGATTGTCTATAAAGGCGAAGTAGGGACAACGGGGAAAATTCCGCCGATTATTAAAGTGACTTAG